From a region of the Herpetosiphonaceae bacterium genome:
- a CDS encoding response regulator, with protein MSNRALSTAATILVVEDDLVIATLLEELLSDEGYLVRLASSLAAAIDVIEVEELDTILLDVQLPDGSGFDLCARLQSNPQTADVPILLLSGIDRSSKFVAHGLDLGGYDFLPKPFYNDELLARVRVLIRLRTMQKRLIEQERDRAMLATAGAAAHNLGQPLTAAMGLVRMLLDTELSAAQRQDLEMMQTALRQMSEIVKQIQGVQHYITQPYLDGASSIEILDLEQARGERPS; from the coding sequence ATGAGCAATAGAGCGCTATCTACAGCGGCAACGATTCTGGTTGTCGAAGATGATCTGGTGATCGCCACATTGCTAGAGGAACTCCTGTCGGATGAGGGCTATCTGGTCCGGCTGGCTAGCTCGTTGGCGGCTGCGATCGACGTTATCGAAGTGGAGGAGCTGGACACCATTTTGCTGGATGTGCAGTTACCCGACGGCTCCGGCTTCGATCTGTGCGCCCGGCTACAATCCAACCCGCAGACCGCAGACGTGCCGATCCTGCTGCTGTCAGGTATCGATCGCAGCTCAAAATTCGTGGCGCATGGCCTCGATCTCGGCGGCTACGATTTCTTACCCAAGCCGTTCTACAACGACGAGCTGCTGGCGCGCGTGCGGGTACTCATCCGGCTGCGCACGATGCAAAAGCGGCTGATCGAGCAGGAGCGCGATCGGGCGATGCTGGCGACGGCGGGCGCTGCGGCGCATAACCTGGGACAGCCGCTCACGGCGGCGATGGGGCTGGTGCGCATGCTGCTCGATACCGAGCTGAGCGCCGCTCAGCGCCAGGACCTGGAGATGATGCAGACGGCGCTCAGGCAGATGAGCGAGATCGTGAAGCAGATCCAGGGCGTGCAGCACTATATCACGCAGCCGTACCTGGATGGCGCGTCCAGCATCGAGATTCTCGATCTGGAGCAGGCGCGCGGCGAGCGGCCTTC
- a CDS encoding nucleotidyltransferase family protein produces the protein MIAGVLLAAGRSQRMGQPKLLLPWRGLPLVRYIAQQALSTQLDELLVVVGHRAEHMLAALDGLDVRIVRNERFLDGQSTSLGAGIAAVGADVSAALVLLADQPLLQPQTIDALLDVYRREHPPIVVPRYDGQRGNPVLFDSALFPELRAITGDRGARDVIMAHQDEIRWLDTTDRGILLDIDTPDTYERLIEQSGVER, from the coding sequence ATGATCGCGGGCGTGCTGCTGGCCGCCGGGCGCTCGCAGCGCATGGGTCAGCCCAAGCTGCTGCTGCCGTGGCGTGGCCTGCCGCTGGTGCGCTATATCGCGCAGCAGGCGCTCAGCACGCAGCTCGACGAGCTACTGGTGGTCGTCGGGCATCGCGCCGAGCATATGCTGGCTGCGCTCGACGGCCTGGATGTACGCATAGTGCGCAACGAGCGCTTCCTCGATGGGCAGAGCACCTCGCTGGGCGCGGGCATCGCCGCCGTAGGCGCGGACGTATCCGCCGCGTTGGTGCTGCTGGCCGATCAGCCTCTCCTTCAGCCCCAGACAATCGATGCGCTGCTGGACGTGTATCGCCGCGAGCATCCGCCGATCGTCGTGCCGCGCTACGATGGACAGCGGGGCAATCCCGTGCTCTTCGACAGCGCGCTCTTCCCCGAACTCCGTGCCATCACCGGCGACCGAGGCGCGCGCGATGTGATCATGGCGCATCAGGATGAGATTCGCTGGCTCGATACTACAGACCGTGGCATCCTCCTTGATATTGACACTCCCGACACATACGAGCGGTTGATCGAGCAGAGCGGAGTCGAGCGTTAG
- a CDS encoding XdhC/CoxI family protein, whose protein sequence is MIFDTLRAAIAAERPVALATIIMGQPLGAKLLLDPVGPSMGSLGDKALDAQVRADALALLDAEISESRSYSSTHGDVSVLIEAYPSPPHLIIVGAVHTAIPLTTCAKQLGFRVTVIDPRATFATQERFPDADALIVEWPDEILPTLRLDRSTYVAVLTHDPKLDDPAVRIALRYPVRYIGAIGSVKTQAKRKQALLEAGVSPADLERIHGPIGLPLGSKTPAEIAIAILAEMIAVRRGKQP, encoded by the coding sequence ATGATCTTCGATACGCTGCGAGCGGCGATTGCGGCGGAGCGTCCGGTCGCGCTAGCCACGATCATCATGGGCCAGCCGCTCGGCGCGAAGCTGCTGCTCGATCCGGTGGGTCCGTCGATGGGCTCCTTGGGCGACAAAGCGCTCGACGCGCAGGTCCGAGCCGACGCGCTGGCCTTGCTCGACGCCGAGATCAGCGAATCGCGCTCGTACTCCTCCACACACGGCGATGTCTCAGTGCTGATCGAGGCGTATCCATCGCCGCCCCATCTGATCATCGTCGGCGCGGTCCACACGGCGATCCCGCTGACCACCTGCGCGAAGCAGCTCGGCTTCCGCGTCACAGTGATCGATCCGCGCGCGACCTTCGCCACGCAGGAGCGCTTTCCCGACGCCGACGCGCTGATCGTGGAGTGGCCCGACGAGATCCTGCCGACGCTGCGCCTGGATCGCTCGACCTACGTCGCGGTGCTGACGCACGATCCCAAGCTGGACGATCCTGCGGTGCGCATCGCGCTGCGCTATCCCGTGCGCTACATCGGCGCGATCGGCAGCGTGAAGACGCAGGCCAAGCGCAAGCAAGCGCTGCTTGAGGCGGGCGTGAGTCCGGCAGACCTTGAGCGCATCCACGGCCCGATCGGGCTGCCGCTGGGCAGCAAAACGCCCGCCGAGATCGCAATCGCCATTTTGGCCGAGATGATCGCCGTGCGACGCGGCAAGCAGCCGTAA